Genomic segment of Ralstonia pickettii:
GTGGCCGCACAAGACCGTGGCGGAGAACGTCGCCTACCCGCTCAAGCTGCGCAAGACGCCCGCCTCGCAGATCAAGGAACGCGTACAAGCCGTGCTGCAGCAACTGGGCCTCGGCCATCTGGGCGAGCGTTTCCCGAGCCAGCTCTCCGGCGGCCAACAGCAGCGTGTGGCGATCGCCCGCGCGCTGGTCTACAACCCGCCCGTGATCCTGCTCGACGAGCCACTCTCGAACCTCGACGCCAAGCTGCGCGAAGAAGCACGTGCGTTCCTGCGCGAGCTGATCGTCCGCCTGGGCCTGTCGGCCCTGATGGTCACGCACGACCAGAGCGAAGCGATGGCCATGTCCGATCGCATCCTGCTGCTCAACAACGGCGTGATCGAACAGCAAGGCACGCCCGAAGAAATGTACGGCGCGCCGCAGACGCTCTTCACCGCCGAGTTCATGGGCAGCAACAACCGTGTCAACGGCAAGATCGCGGAAGTGCGTGATGGCATGGCCCGCCTGGTAGACGAAACGGGAGGTTGGTCGCTATGGGGCGTGGCGCGCGGTGATCTGAAGCCGGGTGCTTCAGCACACGGCGTGATCCGGCTCGAACAGGTTCGGGTGGGCATCGACAACGCCGACAACACCATCCACCTGCCGCTCGCCACGCGCATGTACCTGGGAGACCGGTGGGAATGCCTCTTCCGCGCCACCGACGACAGCGGCGCGACGGGCACAGGCCTGCGCGCCTACTCCGCCAGCGCGCCCAGCGACGGCAAGTACGCGCTGACCTTCCCGCGCGAACAGTTCTGGCTGTACGCCGCTTGAAGCAACAGCAGTAACCGCCGATTCATCGGCAACAAAAAAAAGGCAGCCTCGGCTGCCTTTTTCTTTGGCTGATACTGGACCGGTCGGTCAGTCCTTCACCACCGGCAGGTGCTCCGGATTGTTTTCCGGTGCCGTGGTGTTACGGATGAAGATGGCCGCCAAGATCAGCCCCAGCTCATACAGCAGCCACAGCGGCACCGCCAGCAGCAACTGCGACATCACGTCCGGCGGCGTCACAACAGCGGCGATCACGAAGGCGCCGACCACCACGTACGGCCGCGCCTGCCGCAGCTTCTCCAGGCTCACGATGCCAAAGCGCACCAGCACCATCACCACCACCGGCACTTCGAAGGTGATGCCGAAGGCAAGGAACGTCGTCATGGCGAAGCTCAGGTACTTGTCGATGTCGGTGGACATCTCGGCACCCAGCGGCGCGTTGTAGTGCGCCATCACCTTGAACACCGTCGGGAAGACCAGGAAATATGCAAACGCCACGCCGCACAGGAACAGCACATAAGTGCTCACCACCAGCGGCATGATCATCCGCTTTTCGTGCGTGTACAGCCCCGGCGCTACAAAACGCCAGATTTGATATAGCACCCAAGGCAGTGCGATGAGGAAGGCAGCCAGCAGCGTTACCTTCATCGGCACGAAGAACGAGCCGGTGACGTCCGTCACGATCATGTGACCGTTCTTGGGCAACGCCTGGATCAGCGGCCGCGAGAACAGGTTGAAAATATCCGGCGCCCAGTAGACCAGGCCCAGAAAAATCAGCAGCACGCCGGCACCCGCCTTGACGATGCGCTCACGCAGCTCGACCAGGTGCGAAATGAAGGTTTCCTGCGCGCCGTCCTCGGGCGACTCTTGCGGATCGAGCGGAGCGGCACTCATGTCGGGTGGAAAAGAGAGAAGTCAGGACACGGCACCGCAGACACGGCTCGCGCCAGGAAGATCATTCGAAGAAGGAACGCGCACGCGACTGTGCGGCAACGATGGGCGGACGATGGCGCTTGACGCGTGCCGCACCCGATTGCGCCCACATGCGCACGCCCTGCTTCTGGCGGTACCACTTGGGCATCGAGAGCTGCTTGTTGCGCCAGCTGTTACGGCCGTTGCGCGACTTGCCCGGCGCGGGGCGCCAGTCGGGCGCGGAGGTCGACGTCTGGGCCGGGTCACCCAGCGCCTCGTTCAGGCGCTCGTTGATCTCCGTCGTGTGTTTGCTGACCTCCTGGTGGATGGTCTGCTCCACATTGCGCGCGGCCTGCTCGAAGTCGGTGCGCATCTTGCGCAGTTCCTCGAGCTCGATTTCGCGGCTGACCTCGGCCTTCACATCGGCAATGTAGCGCTGTGCGCGGCCAAGCAAGGCGCCAGCGGTACGCGCCACCTTGGGCAGACGCTCGGGCCCGATGACGACGAGCGCCACCATGCCAATGAGCGCCAGCTTGGAAATGCCGAGATCGATCATCGGTCAGCGGGCGTCTGTATTCAGCCTTGCTTGGACTTGTCGCGCGCTTCGACGTCGATCGTCGTCGAATCGTGCAGCTCGCGCGGCGGCTGGCCGGCGGTCTGTTGTGGTTGTTGCGAACCGGCCGGCTTGTCTTCCTGCCCTTCGCGCATGCCGTCCTTGAAGCCCTTCACCGCGCTGCCCAGATCCGAACCGATGTTGCGCAGCTTCTTCGTGCCGAACACCATCATGATGATCACCAGCACGATCAGCCAGTGCCAAATGCTAAAGGAACCCATGTCCTACTCCCACGTAAATACGGCTGGCGGTGCCGCAACGATGGCGGCGCCATTGGTTGAGTTTACGGATTTGCGTACATCGGCTTGCTGTCATTCAGATACAGCCAACCTTTCACAATACGATACAGCATCCAGATGCCCAGAGCCCACAGCACGGCAAAGCCGATGAAGGCGACGGGAATGAGCAGCACGCCGACAACACCCCAGAGTACGCACCACCAGAACGAACGGATCTGCCAGCGGAAGTGCGACTCATACAGCGTGCCGCGCACATCGTCACGCTTAACATAGCCGACGATGATGGCAATCAATGCAGTGATACCGCCGGTCAGCCAAAAAATGGCGTAGAGCGCATACAAAATATGCGTGAGACGACGCAGCCCGGCTAGGCGCTCCGCGTCGTCCGTCACCACCACTGCCGCTGCGTATTTGTCCACGCTGCCTCCCTGCGACGATTCGCCACCGTAGTCAGTCACCCGCCGCGTCGCGCGCCTGGGACTTGCGCAGTGCCTTCTCTTCGAGACCCGAAAGCCCCTCTCTGCGGGCCAGTTCGCTCACCACGTCATCCGGCGTGAGGTCGAAGTGCGATAGCAGCACCATGGTGTGGAACCACAGGTCGGCTACTTCGTAGACGACTTTGCTGCGCGCCTCGGCGGTCATGCCCGCGGCCCGGGCATCCTTGGCGGCCATCACGGTCTCGGTGGCCTCTTCGCCGATCTTTTTTAGGATGGCATCGTCGCCCTTGTTGAACAGGCGCGCGATGTAGCTCTTTTCCGGGTCGCCGCCGTTGGCGAGCTTGCGGGATTCGAGCACCTCGCCCAGGCGGCGCAGGGTGTCACTCATGATTGTGGCCGGGCTTGCCGGCGTAAATGTCGTCGGGGTTCTTGAGCACCGGCTCGACGGTGTGCCAATCGCCGTCTTCCACATTGCCTTCGAACTTCTGGAAAAAGCACGCGTGGCGGCCAGTATGGCAGGCGATACCGCCAATTTGTGTGACGCGAAGCAAGACGACGTCTTCATCGCAGTCGAGGCGGATTTCGTGCACCTTCTGGATGTGGCCGGACTCCTCGCCCTTGTGCCACAGGCGCTTGCGCGAGCGCGACCAGAACACGGCCTCGCCGCTTTCAACCGTCTTCTGCAGCGCCTCGCGGTTCATGAACGCGAACATCAGGACGTCATTGCTGCCCTGCTCCTGCACGATCACCGGCACCAGGCCGTTGTCGTCCCAGTGGACCTTGTTCAGCCACTTCTTGCTCATGATCCGATCCGTACTGGAATGGCTTGCTCTGCCATGAATTGCTTGGCCTGGCCAACGGTGTATTCGCCGTAGTGGAAGATGCTGGCGGCCAGCACCGCATCGGCGTGACCTCGCTGAATGCCGTCAGCCAGATGCTGCAGGTTGCCCACGCCGCCCGAGGCGATGACCGGAACCGGCACTGCGTCCGACACGGCGCGCGTGAGTTCCAGGTCGAAGCCGGCCTTGGTGCCGTCCCGGTCCATGCTGGTGAGCAGGATTTCGCCGGCGCCGCGCTGCGCCATTTCGCGCGCCCATGCCACGGCGTCCAGGCCCGTGCCCTTGCGGCCGCCGTGCGTGAAGACTTCCCAGCGCGGCGCTTCGCCTTCGGCCGACACCTTCTTGGCGTCGATAGCCACGACGATGCACTGCGCGCCATGGCGGGCACTGGCGTCCGACACGAGCTGCGGATTCGCCACCGCCGAGGAGTTCATGCTGATCTTGTCCGCACCGGCATTGAGCAGCCGTCGCACATCTTCCAGCGCACGCACACCGCCGCCCACCGTCAGCGGAATGAACACCTGCGACGCCACCGCTTCAATGATGCCCAGCATCAGGTCGCGCCCGTCGGACGTGGCCGTGATGTCGAGGAAGGTGATTTCGTCGGCGCCCTGCTCGTCGTAGCGGCGTGCGATTTCTACGGGGTCGCCGGCGTCGCGCAATTCGACAAAGTTGACGCCCTTGACCACCCGGCCGTTGGTCACGTCCAGGCAGGGGATGATTCGTTTGGCTAGCATGATGGGTCGGACGCCGGAGCGCCCGTTGTGCACGGCTGGATCAACGATCAGGCCGCGCCGAGTTTGTCCGCGAGGGCTTGCGCTTCCTTGAAGTTCAGGTCGCCCGAATAGATGGCGCGGCCGCAGATCACGCCTTCCACGCCATGCTCTTCGACCGCGCACAGGTGGTCGATGTCCTTCAGGTTCGACAGGCCGCCGCTGGCAATGACAGGAATCTTCACCGACTGCGCCAGCTTGACGGTGGCATCGATGTTGATGCCCTGCAGCATGCCGTCGCGGCCGATGTCGGTGTAGATGATGCCTTCGACGCCGTAATCCTCGTACTTCTTGGCGAGGTCAACGACTTCATGGCCGGAGAGCTTGCTCCAGCCGTCGGTCGCCACCTTGCCGTCCTTGGCATCGAGCCCGACGATGATATGGCCGCCGAATGCCGTGCATGCGTCCCGCAGAAAGCCCGGGTCCTTGACCGCCGCCGTGCCGATGATCACGTACGACAAGCCGTCGTCGAGCCAGCGCTCGATGGTGCCCAGATCGCGGATGCCGCCGCCGAGTTGCACGGGGATCTCGTCGCCCACCTCGGCGAGGATGGCCTTGACGGCCGCCTCGTTACGCGGCTTGCCCGCGAAAGCGCCATTCAGGTCGACGAGGTGCAAGCGGCGCGCACCCTGCTCGACCCAATGCCGCGCCATGGCAGCGGGGTCTTCCGAGAATACGGTGGCTTGATCCATATCGCCTTGTTTGAGGCGCACACACTGACCGTCCTTCAGGTCGATGGCCGGGATGAGCAGCATAGTCGTAACGACAAAGTTGAGGGGGTGAGGTTAAACGGGCAAAAGGGATTCGGTTGCGACTGTGAGCCCGAGTTCACGGGTTCCAGTGCACGAAGTTCCGGTAGATCTGCAGACCGGCTTGCGCACTTTTTTCCGGGTGAAACTGTGTTGCAAAAATATTATCCCGGGCGATGGCGGAGGTAAACCGCACGCCGTATTCGGTCTCTCCGACCGATTCGTCGGCATTCGCGAGCCGCGCGTAGTAGCTGTGCACGAAATAGAAGTAGCTCTGGTCCGGCACACCTTCCCAAAGGGCGTGGGCACGACTCTGGTGCACGCGGTTCCAGCCCATCTGGGGCACTTTGTACCGCGAACCGTCCGGCTGCAACTTGCCGTCCAGATCAAAGCGGACCACATCGCCCTTGATGAGGCCCAGCCCTTCGGTGTATTGCTGCCCGGGGCGCGCCTCGGTGCTGCGCTCCAGCAGCATCTGCTCGCCGACGCATACGCCGAGCATCGGCTTGCTGCGCGATGCCTCGAGCACAGCGTCGCGCAGGCCGGACTGGTCGAACGCGGCCATGCAGTCGGGCATGGCGCCTTGCCCTGGCAGGACGACGCGGTCGGCGGCGCGGATTTCATCCGCTTGCGCACTGATGCGCACATCGGCCTCCGGAGCAACGGCCATCAGGGCTTGCGCCACCGAGCGCAGATTGCCCATGCCGTAATCGACGATTGCGATCTTAGTCATGACTCAATTTAGGCCCGAAGTACGGGCAACAGGGTTTTCAACCCATCAACGATGAATTCCACGGCCAGCGCCGCCAGGATCAGGCCCATCAAACGCGTACCGACGTTGATGCCGGTGCGCCCGATCACACGGGCGATCGGCTCGGCCGCGCGCAACACGATCCAGACCACGGCTGCGATCGCCACACCGACACCCGCCAGGAGAAGCAGGTCCCACCAGTGCTTGGTCTTACCGGCATAGACGATGACCGTGCTGATCGAGCCTGGGCCCGTGAGTAGCGGAATCGCCAGCGGCACGACCGCAATGCTGGCCTTGGCGCCGGCCTCGTCCTCTTCCTCGGGCGTGGCCTTGGTGCGGCTGGTCTGCGCATTGAGCATGTTCAACGCGATCATGATCATGATGATCCCGCCACCGACCTGCAGCGAACCCACCGAAAACCCGAAAAAGCTGATGATCTGCTCGCCCAGCAACGCCGACAGGCCGATCACGATCGCCACCGAAATCGATGCCACCTTGATGGTGCGGCGCTTCTCCTCATCCGTCTGGCTCTCGGTCAGGCTGATGAAGAACGGGATCGCCCCGATCGGGTTGATCAGCGCGAGCAGCGAGAAAAAGCTTTTGGTCAGATCCATCGGATCGGCGGCCGGTTTGGAGTCGGATAGGCGCGGCCAGGCCGACGCGGTGATTTACAGGGCGCCCTTGGTCGACGGAATCGTGCCGGCGGCGCGCGGATCGATTTCAACCGCCATGCGCAGCGCGCGGCCGAAGGCCTTGAACACGGTTTCGATCTGGTGGTGCGCGTTGACGCCGCGCAGGTTGTCGATATGCAGCGTCACGCCGGCATGGTTGACGAACCCACGGAAGAATTCGATGGACAGGTCCACATCAAAGTTGCCCACGCGAGCACGCGTGAACGGTACGTGGAACTCCAGGCCCGGACGGCCGGAGAAGTCGATGACTACGCGCGACAGCGCTTCGTCCAGCGGCACGTAGCTGTGGCCGTAGCGCACGATGCCCTTTTTGTCGCCGATGGCCTTGGCGACGGCCTGGCCCAGCGTGATGCCGACGTCTTCCACGGTGTGGTGATCGTCGATATGGGTATCGCCGGTGGCCGAGACGTCCAGGTCGACCATGCCGTGACGGGCGATCTGGTCGAGCATGTGGTCGAGGAACGGGACGCCGGTGTTCAGCGTCTGCTTGCCCGTGCCGTCCAAATCAAGGGCGACGCGGATCTGCGTTTCAGAGGTGTTGCGAGTGACCTCGGCACGGCGGCTCATGGGGCTTCCTGCATCGATGCGACAAAGGCATCGATAAATTGCGCGTTTTCTTCGGGATTACTGACCGTCACGCGCAGACAGTTGGCCAGCAACGGGTGCATTTTACTGACGTTTTTGATGAGAACACGCCGTTTTAGCAGGCGATCGAACATTCCCGCTGCATCGGGTACGCGCACCAGGATGAAGTTGGCGGCGCTCGGGAAGACTTCAACACCCGGCAGCGCAGCCAGCGCGTCGATCAGCTTGGTGCGCTCGGCCCGTAAAGTCGCTGCCTGGGCATCGAGCACATCCACGTGTTCGAGCATGAACTGGGCGGTGGCCTCGGTCAGCACATTGATGTTGTACGGCGGGCGCACCTTGTCCAGCTCGGCAATCCACTTCGGGTGGCCGGCTACGTAGCCCAGACGAATGCCCGCCAAGCCGAGCTTGGAGACGGTGCGCATCACCAGAAGGTGATCGAAATCGCGCAGACGCGGCATCCAGCTATGTTGCGCGAACGGCTGGTACGCCTCGTCGACGACCACCAGGCTCTGGCAGACCGGGCCGCGCGCGGCGCGGATGATCGCGTCCATGTCGGCCGCGTCGAACAGGTTGCCCGTCGGGTTGTTCGGATACGCCAGATAGATGACGGCAGGCTGGTGCTCGGCCATGGCCGCCAGCATCGCTTCACGGTCAAGCGTCAGGTCCGCCTTGAGCGGTACGCCGACAAAGTTCAAGCCCAGCAGCTGCGCCGACATCGCGTACATCACGAAACCCGGCACCGGCGCCAGCACGGTCGCGCCCGGCTTGGCCGCCGCAATGGCGATCAGGCTGATGATCTCGTCCGAACCATTGCCCAGCAGCACCTCGGCACCGGCCGGCACATGCATCACCTGCTTGAGCTGCGCCTTTAACGCGTCGGCCGTCGGCACCGGGTAGCGGTTGAGCGCGACTTCGGCCAGGCGCTTGCCCAGCGCGTCGCGCAGCATCGCCGGCAGTGGATACGGGTTCTCCATCGCGTCCAGC
This window contains:
- a CDS encoding ABC transporter ATP-binding protein; protein product: MIELTVNDLHLQYGNNPVLKGVSMQLHKGEVVSLLGPSGSGKTTLLRAVAGLEQASQGTVQIGDRVMFDGAKKLDVPAEGRNLGLVFQSYALWPHKTVAENVAYPLKLRKTPASQIKERVQAVLQQLGLGHLGERFPSQLSGGQQQRVAIARALVYNPPVILLDEPLSNLDAKLREEARAFLRELIVRLGLSALMVTHDQSEAMAMSDRILLLNNGVIEQQGTPEEMYGAPQTLFTAEFMGSNNRVNGKIAEVRDGMARLVDETGGWSLWGVARGDLKPGASAHGVIRLEQVRVGIDNADNTIHLPLATRMYLGDRWECLFRATDDSGATGTGLRAYSASAPSDGKYALTFPREQFWLYAA
- the tatC gene encoding twin-arginine translocase subunit TatC is translated as MSAAPLDPQESPEDGAQETFISHLVELRERIVKAGAGVLLIFLGLVYWAPDIFNLFSRPLIQALPKNGHMIVTDVTGSFFVPMKVTLLAAFLIALPWVLYQIWRFVAPGLYTHEKRMIMPLVVSTYVLFLCGVAFAYFLVFPTVFKVMAHYNAPLGAEMSTDIDKYLSFAMTTFLAFGITFEVPVVVMVLVRFGIVSLEKLRQARPYVVVGAFVIAAVVTPPDVMSQLLLAVPLWLLYELGLILAAIFIRNTTAPENNPEHLPVVKD
- the tatB gene encoding Sec-independent protein translocase protein TatB codes for the protein MIDLGISKLALIGMVALVVIGPERLPKVARTAGALLGRAQRYIADVKAEVSREIELEELRKMRTDFEQAARNVEQTIHQEVSKHTTEINERLNEALGDPAQTSTSAPDWRPAPGKSRNGRNSWRNKQLSMPKWYRQKQGVRMWAQSGAARVKRHRPPIVAAQSRARSFFE
- the tatA gene encoding Sec-independent protein translocase subunit TatA translates to MGSFSIWHWLIVLVIIMMVFGTKKLRNIGSDLGSAVKGFKDGMREGQEDKPAGSQQPQQTAGQPPRELHDSTTIDVEARDKSKQG
- a CDS encoding DUF4870 family protein, with product MDKYAAAVVVTDDAERLAGLRRLTHILYALYAIFWLTGGITALIAIIVGYVKRDDVRGTLYESHFRWQIRSFWWCVLWGVVGVLLIPVAFIGFAVLWALGIWMLYRIVKGWLYLNDSKPMYANP
- a CDS encoding phosphoribosyl-ATP diphosphatase, with amino-acid sequence MSDTLRRLGEVLESRKLANGGDPEKSYIARLFNKGDDAILKKIGEEATETVMAAKDARAAGMTAEARSKVVYEVADLWFHTMVLLSHFDLTPDDVVSELARREGLSGLEEKALRKSQARDAAGD
- the hisI gene encoding phosphoribosyl-AMP cyclohydrolase is translated as MSKKWLNKVHWDDNGLVPVIVQEQGSNDVLMFAFMNREALQKTVESGEAVFWSRSRKRLWHKGEESGHIQKVHEIRLDCDEDVVLLRVTQIGGIACHTGRHACFFQKFEGNVEDGDWHTVEPVLKNPDDIYAGKPGHNHE
- the hisF gene encoding imidazole glycerol phosphate synthase subunit HisF, whose product is MLAKRIIPCLDVTNGRVVKGVNFVELRDAGDPVEIARRYDEQGADEITFLDITATSDGRDLMLGIIEAVASQVFIPLTVGGGVRALEDVRRLLNAGADKISMNSSAVANPQLVSDASARHGAQCIVVAIDAKKVSAEGEAPRWEVFTHGGRKGTGLDAVAWAREMAQRGAGEILLTSMDRDGTKAGFDLELTRAVSDAVPVPVIASGGVGNLQHLADGIQRGHADAVLAASIFHYGEYTVGQAKQFMAEQAIPVRIGS
- the hisA gene encoding 1-(5-phosphoribosyl)-5-[(5-phosphoribosylamino)methylideneamino]imidazole-4-carboxamide isomerase — protein: MLLIPAIDLKDGQCVRLKQGDMDQATVFSEDPAAMARHWVEQGARRLHLVDLNGAFAGKPRNEAAVKAILAEVGDEIPVQLGGGIRDLGTIERWLDDGLSYVIIGTAAVKDPGFLRDACTAFGGHIIVGLDAKDGKVATDGWSKLSGHEVVDLAKKYEDYGVEGIIYTDIGRDGMLQGINIDATVKLAQSVKIPVIASGGLSNLKDIDHLCAVEEHGVEGVICGRAIYSGDLNFKEAQALADKLGAA
- the hisH gene encoding imidazole glycerol phosphate synthase subunit HisH produces the protein MTKIAIVDYGMGNLRSVAQALMAVAPEADVRISAQADEIRAADRVVLPGQGAMPDCMAAFDQSGLRDAVLEASRSKPMLGVCVGEQMLLERSTEARPGQQYTEGLGLIKGDVVRFDLDGKLQPDGSRYKVPQMGWNRVHQSRAHALWEGVPDQSYFYFVHSYYARLANADESVGETEYGVRFTSAIARDNIFATQFHPEKSAQAGLQIYRNFVHWNP
- a CDS encoding MarC family protein produces the protein MDLTKSFFSLLALINPIGAIPFFISLTESQTDEEKRRTIKVASISVAIVIGLSALLGEQIISFFGFSVGSLQVGGGIIMIMIALNMLNAQTSRTKATPEEEDEAGAKASIAVVPLAIPLLTGPGSISTVIVYAGKTKHWWDLLLLAGVGVAIAAVVWIVLRAAEPIARVIGRTGINVGTRLMGLILAALAVEFIVDGLKTLLPVLRA
- the hisB gene encoding imidazoleglycerol-phosphate dehydratase HisB; translated protein: MSRRAEVTRNTSETQIRVALDLDGTGKQTLNTGVPFLDHMLDQIARHGMVDLDVSATGDTHIDDHHTVEDVGITLGQAVAKAIGDKKGIVRYGHSYVPLDEALSRVVIDFSGRPGLEFHVPFTRARVGNFDVDLSIEFFRGFVNHAGVTLHIDNLRGVNAHHQIETVFKAFGRALRMAVEIDPRAAGTIPSTKGAL
- the hisC gene encoding histidinol-phosphate transaminase, encoding MTATAPAQASLDDLLARIVRDDVRAMGAYHVPDATGMVKLDAMENPYPLPAMLRDALGKRLAEVALNRYPVPTADALKAQLKQVMHVPAGAEVLLGNGSDEIISLIAIAAAKPGATVLAPVPGFVMYAMSAQLLGLNFVGVPLKADLTLDREAMLAAMAEHQPAVIYLAYPNNPTGNLFDAADMDAIIRAARGPVCQSLVVVDEAYQPFAQHSWMPRLRDFDHLLVMRTVSKLGLAGIRLGYVAGHPKWIAELDKVRPPYNINVLTEATAQFMLEHVDVLDAQAATLRAERTKLIDALAALPGVEVFPSAANFILVRVPDAAGMFDRLLKRRVLIKNVSKMHPLLANCLRVTVSNPEENAQFIDAFVASMQEAP